acgaaagttatACTATATAGTAACAATAGGCAAACACAACCTGATAGTAGTAGCAGAACCAACCGGGTCAGCTTAAACAAAACCTGGATAACAACTCAACGCTATGTTTGGTGAAGTAATAACAACTCAAAACCTGGATAACAAAACCTGGATAACCTGATTATTTACCTGCTGCACACTATGGCAACCAAAAGAAAACCAAACATATAAAcctattctaatatatatatatgcctaaTGCAGAAACCAACCTACGTTTCGTTTGGTGAAGTAATAACAACTCAACGCTCACtccaatttagaaaaaaaaaaatccATGAGGTAGTATACATGTCAAATCATACCCAAtaaccaatatgataagcaatgtTGACCTTATAACCACCTTCAGTGGCAATCATAACCCAAAGTACAATCAGTACCCTAATCATAACCCTAAGTACAGTTGCATTGGAAAATTACCATAAACAAAGACAGTTATATTAGTAGATCAAAACTTCATACAAAAGGAGCATCACAAATATTCATTAGCTCCAATATAAAGTAGAGTCACAACTATACATTAACAAACATAGTTATGTTAGCATCAATAATATTCATCACAAATTACAATTTTATTGGATTGTTCTCACTCATACCTGTGCCATCTTTGACGAAAACATTTTTTGAAAGCTTCTGTAATAAGATTCTTTCAGACTTCCTTCTTCTTGGTGGAGGACTGGGTTTCATTCTGAAATTTGTTAGCCCTGCATCAATAAGTCTAATCAGTGGATCTTGCTCTGTATTAACTTCTTCCATCAACATTTCTTCATCAACATCGTCAGAAAATGATGCAACTTTTTctgcttcattaacctttttagactctccatcttttatttttcgaaccacaaaatcttcttctttatccacattttcttcttcatcttcgttCATCACCATCTGGACATTATCATATGAAACATACTCTGCATCTTCTTCAATCACTGCATCTTTTTTTTTCCTTGATGTTGTCATGAACATTTAAATTTTCATCAGGCTTTTCTTTTTCAACATCTTGTTCATTAACAAACATGAATAACTAAATGTGGTAAGTAATTTAAAAGTCTAGAAAAAAACAACATTTAGTTAAATCAGTTACCTTTATGTGTTTCGATTGTTTCACTATTTTTTTGGTGAATTTCTGATGTTGAACATCCTTTCCATCATCAACATCCTCATCTTCATCAACATCCTTTTCACTTTCACCTTCCCCTTCATCAGCACCTTCCACTAAATTATCAACTTCCCATTCATCATCACCTtccacttcatcttcatcatcagcccTCTCATCAACATctttttcatcttcatcattctcttcatcatcaacatcttcttcatcattatcatcattatcttcatcatcaacatcctcaCCATTATCACTCTTTTCATTTTCCTGAGGCCATTCATCAGCACCTTCCACTTCATTATCACCTTCATCTTCATTATCAGCCTTCTCACCAACAtccttttcatcttcatcattctcttcatcatcaacatcttcttcatcatcatcattattctcttcatcctcttcatcatcaagcTTTTCCTTTTCCTGAGACTTCTCATTAGCACCTTCCACTTCATTATCACCATTATCTTCATCATCAGActtctcttcatcatcaacatcatcttcatGACCAGAATTCTcatcaacatcctcttcatcatcttctttctcttcatcatctacatcttcttcttcatcatcattctcttcttcatcatcattatcttcatcaacaaCATTCTCTTCATCATCATGCTTTTGGTTTTCCTGAGACTTCTGATTAGCAAACATGAAATATAAAATGTAGTAAGTAagcatttaaatattgtaagaaatATAACATCAGTTAAATCAGTTACCCTCGTTCCTTTATCGTCTGATTTCTGTTTCTTTGTGATTTTGCTGTATCCTATTGTGCTACTTATACCCCTTTTTCGACCACCGTGTTCCTTCCCCACATGAGTTAACAAGGCATCCCCGCCTTCTTTATCTGTCCTAACCTGGAAAAAAAAACACAAGTAATCAATTATAGAAAAATTATGAGTTGGTTAGtctaaaaattcaaatataaatatattacaattttctctACAAGCGGCGCAAATGTTTCTACTGCCGTCTTCCCTTTGTCATCCGGCTTCATCCTGCCCAGCACGTAATACCTCGCTGCAGGATCTTTGATATTGTGGTATGGTGTACGTTTATGTGGATCATTTGCTTCTGTATCCCATTGTGCTTTTTTCCCACGATATCCCGAACGACCAACTCGAGCAtacttttcttttgcttttttgaaAGCGTTCTTCCTGCCTTTTTCTCTTAGTTCCTACACAGTTTTAATGCGATTAAATGACTTTTTCAAAGCGTTACAAtatcaaaatgtacctccaaacctGATACAAATCAGGTTGAATAGCACTTACTCGTCTAGCAGGCTTAGCTTCGATTGCACAAAATTTTTGCCATTTTTCTGGAGTTATGAAATCGTAATCTTTTACTTCCACATAAGGAAGCTTGCCTTCATCCATATACGTTCTTAACTTGCGCTTGAATCTCGTAAACGCTGTGTTGCATTTTTGCAGTGTTGTTTTTCGTGCAAAATCGTCTTCAATATTATGAAGTTCCTGTATAATGTAATCCACTGTAAGTGTTGAATGttgtaacatatataaataaatagtaATTAATCAAAATCTTAGATTTAAATACCTTTATTTTGCTCCATAAAGTTTGTTTCTGATCAGGAGACACATGCTTCCAATCCTTTACAAGGAAATCACAACTGGTCCTAGTTAAAACGCCATTGTTGGTCGAAAAAATAGCTTGGGTTTTTCCCATGGCTTGGCCAAACTCGTCAAATTCAATGTTCAACTGAACAACAGCTGACTTCTTTTTCAGTTTGTTTACActtctttttttaattttttgttgCATCTGTACATAAAATGCAATAGAAAAGATACACATCAAATGCAATAGAAAAGACACACATCTAAGCACATGCATATACAAATTAAGATCATAGTACAACAAACACAGGCTTATACACCTTACTATCATTTCAAACAAATCCAGTCTTATTATTGTGTTATGAATTACACAGCAAACATATCACACATACACAATATGCAATAACAAGGAAATTGACCGAACTCATAACCAAACCCATTTCAAAGACTAATTGCGCGACAATAATATTCACGTTTATTTCTGAACAAAAAAAAAGTAATAAATTTAGATTCtcaaataaacataattaattattgttTATAATTACTGGTAGGAATTAACCTTTGAAAGACACTCTTTTTCTCTTGTAATATGATGCTTCGTGTAAGCCATGGTAGCACAGTAGAATCGTGCAGAGTTTGAATCTAAAATAGAACAGAAATCGAATAGGGTATCGAACAATTAGGGTTTACAGATTCAAGTGATTTGGGTTGCTTGGCGGTTTTTTTAGAACACAGACCGATAACAAAAGAGAAATGATAATGAGGTAATGGGATTATGATCGATAAAAACtcaattgattttgatttggggttttTTTTACAGTATACCATAAGaaatatttttaaagaaaataaatgTAAATTTGTCAGGTTAACACAATTGCTTAGATGGTTAGGACGTTGCTTGGTAGAGAGGAGGTCGTGGGTTCTAGTCCTATTTCCAACTTTTTAAAttctttattattaataatgtattaacttTTTTCAATGTTGCTTGTAGATGGATCAGAATACTTGGATGTACGAGATAGGTCGAGCTACCGCTGAGTTTATGGATAGTGTAGATGAATTTATTACAGTTGCCGAGACTGATCAACTAGAAAAAGGAAACAACGCAATTTGTTGTCATTGTAAGAAATGCAAAAATGCACGGTGGTATGTTGATTCAACCGATATCAAAAGTCATCTAATTGCACACGGATTTATGAGAGGGTACACATGTTGGTCTTTTCATGGTGAGTCAGTAGCTGACCTTAACCCGTCTGTTTCGGATAACGATACCGATAATGAAGAAGATTCATACAATAGTGACAATAATGTTAATTTTGATGACGTGTTTGACGATTTGGATATGGAGGATAATGTTGCTGATAAGTATCATGACAGATTACAACAACTATTTGTTGACGCTGAAAAACCTTTATATACCGGTTGTATGAATTTTACAAAACTTTCTGCCGTGATACAACTGGTTAACTTAAAATCAAACAATGGTTGGAGCGACACAAGTTTCACTAGCCTGTTAGAGTTATTGAACAAAATGCTACCAGAAGGTAATGAGTTGCCGGTTTCAACATACCAAGCAAAGAAATTAATGTGCCCAATGAGATTGGAAATACAGAGAATACATGCTTGTCCAAATGATTGTATGTTATACAGGAATGAAGACAAAGACCTATCTCAATGTAAGGTATGTGGTACATCTAGGTATAAACGTGGAAAACCGACTGATAATGCTGATAGTGATGTGTCGGAAAATGGACCTCCTGCAAAATTATTGTGGTACTTGCCTATCATACCACGATTAAAGAGACTATTTGCGAATGAGAAAGATGCAAAATTATTACGTTGGCATGCTGAAGATCGTAAAAATGATGGTAAAATGCGACATGTGGCTGATTCACTTCAATGGAAAAATTTTGATAAAGATTTTGAAAAATTTGGAGATGAGATACGTAATATAAGGTTCGGACTCAGTTCAGATGGAATTAATCCGTTCGGAGATTTGAGTAGCCGTCACAGCACGTGGCCTGTTCTTCTATGCATTTATAATCTACCGCCTTGGCTATGTATGAAAAGAAAATACATAATGATGTCTCTTTTGATTCAAGGTCCAAAGCAACCTGGAAACGACGTTGATATTTATTTGCAACCATTAGTTGATGAAATGATGGAATTATGGAGTACCGGCATACACGTTTATGATGCATACAAGAAAGAATACTTCCAACTACGGGCAATGCTTTTTTGCACCATTAATGATTTTCCTGCTTATGGTAACTTGTCTGGATATAGTACGAAGGGGAAAAAGGCATGTCCTATTTGTGAGGAAAATACTCACTCGATATGACTCACAAATTGTAAGAAACCTGCATTTATGGGGCATCGGAGAGAGCTTGCCGAGAATCACCCGTACCATAAAAAGTCGGATTTATTTGATGGTACTATAGAGGATAGAAAACTACCACCACCATTGGATGGagaaactacactctccaaagttgCTAATATAAATGTTGTGTTAGGAAAGAAAGGGGTTGGTCCTCCCAAAGGTATTTGGAAGAAAAAGTCTATTTTTTGGAAATTACCCTACTGGAAGCATTTACGAGTCCGACATTGTATTGATGTTATGCATATTGAGAAAAATGTTTGTGAAAGTTTGATAGGGTTACTGTTGAACATTCCTGGAAAAACAAAAGATGGAATTAAAGTTAGAAGGGACATGGAATTAATGAATATCAGACCAGAGCTACAACCTAAAGATATTGATGGAAGGTCCACCAAGTTTCTTCCTCCGGCCTGTTATACTATGTCGAAGGTCGAGAAAACTAAATTTTGTCAATGTTTACATGGTATTAAGGTTCCACCAGGATACTCTGCTAACATTAGGAAGTTGGTTTCGATGAAAGATTTGAAGTTACTTGGTATGAAGTCACGTGATTGTCATGTACTAATGACCCAGATGATTCCTATCGCAATTCGTGGAATTCTACCCAACCATATTCGACACACAATTACAAAACTATGCTTATTTTTCAACATGATTCATTCAAAGGTGATTGATCCTGGTGTGCTGGATGAATATTAAAGAGATATCATACTTACTCTTTGCGAACTCGAGATGTACTTTCCACCTTCTTTCTTTGATGTCATGGTTCATTTGGTATCTCATATTGTAGGAGAAATAAAGGTATGTGGTCCAGTTTTCTTACGGTATATGTATCCATTTGAAAGATATATGGGTATCTTGAAAGGTTATGTAAGGAACCTTAATCGACCAGAAGGCAGTATCGTTGAAGGATATGCATCCGAAGAGGTAATCGAATTCTGCACAAACTATATGGATGGGTTTAAAAGTGTTGGGATTCCACAAAGTCATCATGAAGGAAGACTATCAGGTCAAGGGATACTTGGGCGCAAGACGGGCTATTCAAATGTTTCCGATTATCAAGAGGCACATTTTAATGTCTTACAACACACTACATATATTGATCCGTTCATACAAGAACACATGTCGTTCTTGAGACAACAATACCCTAAAAAGAGTGCAAAGTGGTTGGCAAATCAACATAAAAAAACTTTTTCAGAATGGTTGAAAGACAAAGTTAGGAGGACACTTCCAAATATTGATAAAATGGTCAAAGCTTTGGGATTCGCCCCTAAACATGTGTTCCAATATCAAGGATATGACATAAATAGGTATACCTTTTACACTAAAGCTCAAGATAAGAAGAGTAAAACCCAAAACAGCGGTGTCACGGTGATAGCCTCATCGACGGAATTCACCATGGTCAATCGTGAAGAAAGATCAAGGATCGCCAAAAAATCGTATTATGGTGTCATTCAAGAAATATGGGAATTAGATTATGGTGATTCGTACACTATACCCTTGTTCAAGTGTAAGTGGGTTGCTAATGATCGCGGTGTTCAAGTTGATGAAGATGGTTTTACAACTGTTAATCTTTCCACCAATGGATATAAAGAAGAACCATTCATTCTAGCAAAACTAGTTACTCAAGTATTCTTTATCGAAGACCCAAAGGATCCTAGATGGCATGTGGTTCAGTATGGAAAACGGTGGATTATTGGTGTCGAGAACGTTGTTAATGAGGATGAGTACGACCAATTTGACGAGTTACCGCCATTTTCAGTATGTGTTCAACCTTTGAATGAAGTTGTTACTGGAAATAATACAATCTACTTTAGAGAAGACCATGAGGAAGGAGACGAAGTTGCAGACACATAAAAATTGTTAAAACATATGATTGATTACCTTTTTTTTTTACACCCATGAGTATATTTTTTAATGACTTATGCAACATGTCTTTTATGTGTTTTGTTAAttttttttgttaattttttttaccaTGAAAAATCTACTTTATGTTATTACCTTTTAAATTACTAATACCAATGTatacaatacaaatacaaatacaaatacaaatacaaatacaaatacaaatacaaatacaaatacaaatacaaataattctaaaaaatacacacacacatacacacatacacacacacatatatatatatacatataaaaacatatatatgcaCATTTTTCAATATTATGCCCGGGAACAAACCGCGATCACAAAACCATCCAACTTCTTCGTATACCCTAAACCATCCCACTTCATTATCAAACCACCGGAAACACCCTATTCCAACATCATAGAACGGCGATTATTTGACGAACGAAATCAATTTCGTCATCACGGCTGAAGGATCGTCTCAAATACAGGTACAGATGGTTTTTttagttatctaattgttctttacTCGAATATTTTTGTAATAGACGTAATGACCATAAAATCATACTATTATACTTGAATCGAGTTGTGTGATTAGGAAACAATAATCGAAAATTAGGTTATATACATGCACATTTTGTCTTAGATTATTCAGCAAAATTGACACATTATGGTTTATAAGTGGTGAATAGATGATGCAGAAATAGTCCACCATCGTGTTAATTTAGTTGTGTTAATTTGACCATAATTATTATTGATACCTACAGAACTGATATgtacatatatgttgattttacagaaGCAGAAATAATCTCTGACGTTGTCATTTATGGCTACCTACAATCGTCCACCATCGTTCATCCACATAATATGATTAACAGATAAGCTTGAACTGGTATTGTTTCGTTTCTGTTTTAaccttaaaattatatattttataaagcaaAACCATTGTAAGACATATCAGGTTATTATGTTTTGTTACAGGCTTTGCCACATGATTGGTATGTTGACCATTATGATACCATGTTTCCAAGACATTCTGTTATCATCCACACCCTGCTAGGATATAAATCTGAAGTTACATTTTCGATGAATGATCGTAGCCGTATGATACTTGGTGATGGCTGGTTGAAGATCATGAATGATCTTGATATTGGAGAAGGTGATATCCTACTAATGACCAGAATCGACAAAAGAAACTACGAGTTGGCTATTTACTCACCTGACCTGTTTCAAAAGAATTTTTTTGATCCATTCACATCTTTCAGTGTATTGACTCGAATTCAGGCAAAAGTGTATGAAAATGCTCCATACAGATGTTTCCCTTCATTCATGAAATTCGTCAACAATCCAAGTGAACCAGGAATGGTATGGTCAATTTTTTGATCTCGCATATGTAACACACATTTAGTATGTGTACATGATTATTATCTTAACAAATTAGTTTTATATTTCTTTAACAAAAATAGCATTATTTTTTATTGGATGTAGATACTGCCAAAGGAATGGTTAACAACTACTTTTGGAGACTCTGGACCCAAAGAACAAATGAGTGTTCACTTTCAAAGATGGTACAACAAAAGGGTGGTGGTACTCTCAGTTGAAGGTGAAGTTGTCATGTGGGAAGGATGGTCTGAGTTGATTACAGACCTTAAAGTGGCGTCTGGTGATTGCATGGTCTTTTATGCAACTGATTCGGAAAATCTTGAGCTGGTGATTTATGATCACCGTGGTGTAGAAAAGGGTTATTTATTAACTTTTCAGCTGAAGGATGATGTTGTTTCTACTACCTGGGAAGGAGGATCCACTTCCCAATCCATTCATGAAATCATTAACATTGATGACAGTTCAGACAGTGATACCGAAAGTGATACCTCAGAAGATGAACCAATGTCTCAACAACTTGATGACAGTTCAGACAGTGATATCGAAAGTGATACCTCAGAAGATGAACCAATGCCTCAACAACATCTACATCCTGAACGTGTTGTGATTATCAAAATACCGTCTGGTAACTTGTTGGTACGCTTCTTATCTTTTTATAGTTTAACATTCATCAACTGATAAATGGTGGCACACTACTTGTTTTATCTTTTTACATATCAACGTTTTATGCTTCATCATTATAGAATAACAATTTGGTTAAACCGTTGACTAAATATGTATTTTCTTTTTCGTTAGCGTCTTCTGGAGGAGTTTATTGGACTTCCAGGACTGAGGAGTGGGTGTTATGTGAGTTGTTTTAATCATGAAGGTGATGAATTTCAGTGGCGGTTGAAGCAGGAGACAGGGAAAAAGAAACCAAACCTGGCAGTTACTTTCGATTTTCCTGAGTACCGATCAATCAATGGCCTGGTGCCTGGTCAATTTTATGAACTCGCGTACAATCTGGAGCAACAAAACTTTTATCTTTAGTTTGTGGGTTTAAACATTTGTAGTTACTTTTGGTGTATAAGTGCTGTACAATCTGGATGTTGGTAGGTTACATATTTTTTGCTTGCACTTATACAGTGTATTTAAATGTTGTTTGTTGTAATATTTTGGATACGGTAATGTTTTCCAATGATGCATGCAGTATAGAAATATTTACTTCTTGCATTACTTTTGATTACAAATCTGCAACTCAATGCAATTTTAAGCATTTGCCAATAATGGAACAATAGAACCATTTAAAACATACATTTCATTAGAAAATCTTGTACATTTACTACATTGTAAAAGCCAAATACATACAATTTACCATGACAAGTGAACCATCTTTTAAGGTTGTTACTTGTGACGCGCAACTTCGAATATAATCAAACTTGAGTTAGACACAATAGTTTATTGTAAACTACAATGTTCCATTACTAAACAAGATTAAAGAACCTACACATCGAACAAT
The window above is part of the Rutidosis leptorrhynchoides isolate AG116_Rl617_1_P2 chromosome 1, CSIRO_AGI_Rlap_v1, whole genome shotgun sequence genome. Proteins encoded here:
- the LOC139839698 gene encoding uncharacterized protein, whose product is MRLTQLLRWLGRCLVERRSWMDQNTWMYEIGRATAEFMDSVDEFITVAETDQLEKGNNAICCHCKKCKNARWYVDSTDIKSHLIAHGFMRGYTCWSFHGESVADLNPSVSDNDTDNEEDSYNSDNNVNFDDVFDDLDMEDNVADKYHDRLQQLFVDAEKPLYTGCMNFTKLSAVIQLVNLKSNNGWSDTSFTSLLELLNKMLPEGNELPVSTYQAKKLMCPMRLEIQRIHACPNDCMLYRNEDKDLSQCKVCGTSRYKRGKPTDNADSDVSENGPPAKLLWYLPIIPRLKRLFANEKDAKLLRWHAEDRKNDGKMRHVADSLQWKNFDKDFEKFGDEIRNIRFGLSSDGINPFGDLSSRHSTWPVLLCIYNLPPWLCMKRKYIMMSLLIQGPKQPGNDVDIYLQPLVDEMMELWSTGIHVYDAYKKEYFQLRAMLFCTINDFPAYGNLSGYSTKGKKACPICEENTHSI